TTTTGCGTTCCTTGGTAACCATAGCGACGTTTACAGATGGACAAAAACATCCAAATGTCAAACACTATTTTGAAAGAATTAGGAAAACTCCATTCGTTTCTCCCATaggcaatttattttttgacccGAAAGTCCCAAAAATGGTAACAACGTTGAAGGGAATGATGACACGACTTCTGAGGACCATTCGTAAATTCGTACATCTAGATGGTATCAACCCTGTCCCTATATGTCTATGGTCGCTACCCGATCTGTACCTGTTGCTCGATTTGCACAGCGGATGCGCACGCAAGCATACGCTCACTGATCCCTACCAAGTATATGTAagtaaatgttacattttaagaCAAGATGTTATAGTAAGAGACATGGATCGCAAGCTAGCTactgagaaagacagagatcGCAAGCTTGCTAGCTAGTGAGAGAGGTAGATTGCTAGCTGATATAACCAGGTCCCTAGCGATGTATAAAATTCAACATGTTTTGGGGTCAATGTGACTGATTTCCGTATATCTAGCTAGTGAAAGAGATGGTTCAGTTAAAGCTACTTCAAATGCGAATACAGTAAGTCAACGTCAGTTAGATGTCACGTCTAGCTACTATGACGATAAGACACCAGTGAGTTGTCTTAGCTATTCATTAAAACTTGCCAGAACTTTCCTTGTCCAGTATCAACAGAATGCACTTGGAATTCACTAGCTATAAGAAACACTAAATGTCAGTATTTAAACTAAAGTTTGTAGTACAGTTTAATTGTGGGCCAGTACTTCTAGAAGacaattaaaattcaaacaataaaataaaaacagcaacgCTAATTCAATCCTGATTATAAGACCGTATAGCTGCTGGAATTAATGGGTACCCCATCACCTTGTGCCTTTTTTGTGTTCTAAAAGCTTGTCACTCAACCCTTTTCTTCAAttgcatcatttttattcagtttgtgGTGTAGTGTTGCAAATATGACTCAGCATTCCTGCCCTTCTGATCTTTTTCCTGACAAAATTTTAAGCAGTAAGTGCATATCACTGGAGAGGTGGGACCTGCTTGAATTGAAATATTCCAGTTCGCCAccggaccgaatgccacaaaTGACTATCTTTTGTCATTACAGAATATCtaaaatgataattaaagcATCATAGACATATAGCTTAGGTTGAAGTGTTACCAGTTGCCACATAAATTAATCTGAGAACTTGGCTCATAGTGTTAAATTGGTTTTGATCACAACAAGCAGTCAAATTTCCACaaatttaatataaatcaaTCCTTCAGTTGGCAAGTTGACCTTGATTACAAAAAGTTCATCCAGAAAATAGATGTGCATGCTTATCATTcaaaagattaaaataaaaactattttgtagATATAAAAAATGTGTACTTATTCAAACATAAAATCTACTTCCAAACATTACAAcccaatataaatacaaaattactTTAGCCTATGTGACATCATGATTACATTTTGGCAGGAAAGACTTAAGTGCATCATATCAAAATGAACAGTTGAAAAAGGACCTACTATTCTATAAAATAGTATTATTAACACCTCTGTACTTATATCCCATTGAAAGTTGGAGGCCAGCTCTCTTAAATAGCCGAAGAGCAGTCTTTACATTCATTCATCTTATTGACACATCAGGGAGACTCCCTATACACCAGCTCTACTCTTGATCTGCGGTTCCTCCTGAGTCTTCTTCATTTCAAGGCCTTTAACCCAGGTGTAGGCAGAGGAGCCCCCCAAAACCATTGCATTACTTGTCCACCACAAAAAGCTCTTAATGCTACCAGAATACACCACAGCCAGGATGGTCTGTGCACAGGCTTTGGCAGTACCAGACACATTGTGTGTCAGGGGGCTGGTGAACTGGATCTGAAGGCCAGTGACATAGCCAATGGCAAACCCGAAGATGCCACCGAGCATCATCATGCCCCAGTAATGCCAGTCATTCAGTCCATTAAAATGGTAGATTTTGTTCACCTCCCCAAAGACAACAATCAGTGGGATGAACAGGATGCAGGCATTGATGTTGTTGTAGTAAGAGAGCTTCCAGACGCTGTTGTCCACCACAGGCAAGACCTTTTTAGTATAGATGGCGTTGAGGGAAACACACATGCTGGCCAGCACCCCATAGGCAATTCCAAACCAGGAAAGAGAACCTTCCGCCCCCTCCTGGTCCACGCCAAGCCAGAAGCCACCTGCACCATATCAGAGATAGATACTGCACATTAGTccctttttaaaacaactttaTTGTATCTTTTTTCATCCTCAGATTTGTAAAGCCTAACCATAATTGCAGGCATATCCCATTGTTACAACATCCACAATTCATTGTCAAACTGACAACTTGAATTGAACTGTGTGCGAAATTAAGATATCAGACATAAGAAATTACCAACATGAAGTTAGGTTGGTGgccaaatatatttattttttttgcttcagaaaGGACAGTACCACTGCACCACATTACAGTACTACAGTGTAGTAAACTTACCTATAATGACTCCACAGCACAAGAGAGCATAAAAAGACGTGGTTTGCTTCAGAATCACATAGGACATGAGCACATTAAAGACCGTACTGAGCGATCTCCCAACTGTGTAGAATGCAACACCCAGGTTTTTGAGGCACAAGTTATTGAAGGTGATCATTCCGATGAACACGATCGACAAAGGCAAGACTTCTCTCGAGACCTTTGGGTCGAACTTGATTGAGGGGAAATCCACGGAACCCGGACAAAACCTTGACAGTAAGTTCATGCACCAGCAAAGCGCTACGGTAATAAGGCACTGGAAGAATGTCACAAATAAAGGGGCGTCCAGTTCATGGCTACCCAACAGAGCATTGTTCAGGAAAACCATGGTTATTGAAACGAACCAATAAAGGGCCACCACAAAAGCGATTTTGATGGCTCTCAGTAAAAAGGTATCCGTCTTGCCATCCACGGAATCCTCGCCGTCAAGAGCCATTCTGAGAATTTTCGAGCGTTTCAACTGTGTCCTGTTCATTTTGTATTCAGATgcagaaaaatggaaaagcagttattaatgtaatgtgatggaACAGAATTTGTGCATTACCTCTGTGTAGCTAAATAGCTACAGTAAAACATTCAAAGAACACAGGCGCTCTTTTAACACGTCTACATCCTAGACCCGCCTTCTGAAAGCAAAGCCATCCTCTTAAAGGAACAACACTAAAATCAACaagcaaaaacattaaatagGCTATCATACGTAtcatatttgaataaatatgttctataatatataattttaatgtttaattacgGTTCACATTTACGTAAGTTCTTCATCATTGACATAATTCAATTGTATAGCTTCGaattgcattgtattttatattaccATTCTCACGGCATGTAAGAGAGTACCCTACCTAACGAACTTTACTATCTTGTTTGGCTGTTCTAGCACAACAAAGTTTTAGTATTCTCTGACATCTTTCCTTAGCTTAATGCAGTCAATTCTTACCTGGCGGGCGTGTTAAGGCTATTTTTTGTTAGCCTTCTAGTTATTACTACTTCCTTCAGCGTCTGGGTTGCACGAGGAAGAAGGAAGTAATTAATAATTGCGATCTGATCTCCTCCTTCAATAGTAGAACAACCTGCCAACCAGAAACGTCCGGTCTTTCCTGTATCGAGATGGAAACATATACCTCAACATTAACACCGCCCTCGTCTAAAGGCAAAGAGATTCGAATCTCTTTGCTAAAGGTGCAGCTATACTGACTCGTTTATTTCTAGAACTTGTTCGTCATGATGTTAGCTAGTCATTTATCGGACATCAGTTAACTCTGAAAATGCCTAGCAATTTATTGTGGTCCTAAAATATTCCccatgcatgtatttatttatttaatgtaaatttcaCCATACAGTAGTAGTTTCCAAATCCGCATCTCAATACCCAGATAGCAAACAATCATTGACATTATGTTAAATCAACATTCCGCTGTCAACGTTAATTGATGAATGCGTGTAACACGTCCTTGTTTAAGATCAGCTATTACGACTGAGTTGAAGAATAGCCAGTTGgagttttctgtgatttgtgtCAGTGATTTGCACAGGGACTGCACGCAGGGAATAAAAAGAGCACCTACTCAGAGCTCGCCATCAGTTCTCCTTTCCCGTGCTTGTGTTGAAGCTGCATTTCTTGTGGGCATTAATAAATGAGTGCAAAGGTTCAGAGGAGTGATCAGCCTGGTCTGTCCTTCACAGAAATCACTACATTGCTGTCAGAAGTGGGTCTTCAAATTGAATAGGAACTTTCACGCCTTCGTTAGAGACAGCCAGAAGGGGTGCGTGAGTGGAAGAAGATGGCAGCGCAGATAGCCACCCCGGCAAGAAAGGGTGGGAATGATGGGATTGTGGCTTGGCGAGCCCCATCAAAGATTCCATGAGCAAAGTTATATTTCTGCTGGCTGCAGCCCACTCCCTCACTGTAGATAGTAGGCTCGCTATCTCGTGTGGTGCTAACGGAGCCTGCAGTCTGCCCGCAGGGGCTTGTGGGAATTTTACGCAAAACTGTTCAGGTGTAGGGCAGTTCTCAGAAGTCTGCCTTTTATCAGACCCTCAAagtaaaacagactgtttactgtacTGACAGCGAGTCTGCAATTGTGatgaagagacagtgctcaCTTGCTAAACATCtgattggatcagcattatggGCAATtcaggttctccataatacaatgtaataatttttgtattgttggaaaactGATGTCATGGGAAACAAGGTGGTGTCTTTGGTGGGGTGCTGAGTAAATTCAGCATCCAGTCAGATACAAAGACTAACCcagtgtgatatgcttacagaggTAGTGCAAGCTGGATCATTGATCTACACTGTTTAGCCATGACACCTGCAGTGGTTCGAGGGGAGACTTGTCACCACGGTCTCCTGCACATATAAGCCATTTACGCATACAGCCATTTCACCACTctcattttgcaccattgtatattgccattattactagacacactgaacaataaactacattcattttaacctggcattcctcttcgAATCTTACCACTGCgcacctagcagttttaaggtcctagcATACACATAGAACTGAAATCACTACAGTACATAAGAAGGCCCCAGGACTgtgtttgggaaccactggccTAGGGTGTTGGctatttcacaaatatgttttaacaAATTCTGTCTTTGGCTACTTCAAATTAACTGGCTTCAATTAACGCAATCGTCCAAGTAGGTCTTCCATTTAATTGAGCTTGTTTAATCGCGT
This region of Anguilla anguilla isolate fAngAng1 chromosome 5, fAngAng1.pri, whole genome shotgun sequence genomic DNA includes:
- the LOC118227579 gene encoding GDP-fucose transporter 1-like — translated: MNRTQLKRSKILRMALDGEDSVDGKTDTFLLRAIKIAFVVALYWFVSITMVFLNNALLGSHELDAPLFVTFFQCLITVALCWCMNLLSRFCPGSVDFPSIKFDPKVSREVLPLSIVFIGMITFNNLCLKNLGVAFYTVGRSLSTVFNVLMSYVILKQTTSFYALLCCGVIIGGFWLGVDQEGAEGSLSWFGIAYGVLASMCVSLNAIYTKKVLPVVDNSVWKLSYYNNINACILFIPLIVVFGEVNKIYHFNGLNDWHYWGMMMLGGIFGFAIGYVTGLQIQFTSPLTHNVSGTAKACAQTILAVVYSGSIKSFLWWTSNAMVLGGSSAYTWVKGLEMKKTQEEPQIKSRAGV